Proteins encoded together in one Macadamia integrifolia cultivar HAES 741 chromosome 8, SCU_Mint_v3, whole genome shotgun sequence window:
- the LOC122086759 gene encoding elicitor-responsive protein 3: protein MKGGILEVLLVNAEGIKHTNLIGKPRYYVILQCGDQTHKSKTSVGKNEKSFWNEKFKFKFSFLEWRKLSYLKLRIMDKEIFSEGGFVGETLVHLGGILTEGNDKGFIEVQPSLYNVVLEDDTYKGEIKIGFKFTANVEVQKKTRVCTELNKQKPESIYGTLFSFWRIPWLKFFFPYKKTSSMDDQKLF, encoded by the exons ATGAAGGGAGGAATCCTAGAAGTGCTTCTTGTCAATGCTGAGGGCATCAAACACACAAATCTCAttg GAAAACCAAGATACTATGTCATACTACAATGTGGTGACCAGACGCATAAGAGTAAAACATCAGTAg gtaaaaatgaaaaatcattcTGGAATgagaaattcaaattcaaattctcaTTTTTGGAATGGCGAAAGCTGTCTTACCTTAAGTTAAGAATCATGGATAAAGAAATTTTCAGTGAGGGTGGTTTTGTTGGTGAAACCTT AGTTCATCTTGGAGGGATACTAACTGAAGGAAATGACAAGGGATTCATAGAAGTGCAACCAAGTTTATATAATGTTGTGCTTGAAGATGATACTTACAAAGGAGAAATCAAAATTGGCTTTAAATTCACAGCAAAT GTAGAAGTGCAAAAGAAAACAAGAGTATGTACTGAGCTGAACAAGCAAAAACCAGAGTCAATATATGGAACACTCTTCAGTTTTTGGAGAATTCCTTGgttgaaatttttctttccctatAAGAAAACATCTTCTATGGATGACCAGAAACTGTTTTAG
- the LOC122086036 gene encoding kinesin-like protein KIN-10C, whose product MASSSTPDSIRSKAISASDSRQRVRIVGKIRPFSDSEIESSGGSPNPSIFLQKPEPESSERVAISFSDQLTSRKESFKLDYCYAQDEDVGQIFAREVKPIVSGIFRGLNASVLVYGARGSGKTYTIQGSNEKPGLVPMAMAEILTSCDEIGSSVTISCYEVYQDHVYDVLEPKEVTIFEDNGGRIILKGLSQVPVKSISEFHELYFHRCTSWKPSQKPTNDALYRSHKGLIIDLSCNDKNPNARCLGKINFVDLAGHESTRMSKSLYALQNVVYALNANERVPYRESKLTRMLQESLGKPSQNLIVTCLNPHCCQDTINVVSWASRSCLVLNRICPDSTKKTKTGGRSMVFCTPKAGKSQNSTTSTQKHNTSQLKLIEKKNNGVSAATEGRKLFDGAHSTINSEQEFSLSTNTHAVESSIVNENDQSLPERSIGSEWNAKALVVAGEKRNDSINEVSNIYETKGDVEKENKSKIEDASPPLTARIRELSNSLKALSSSTALNIKMPLGGCHSSKNEVGTDVVEPKTPRIEQSGRSNDNLEIAVTGTPRETFNLCSSGLKISLVQEFLKFLNTANKEELKGMKGIGEKRANYILQLRDRSPEPFKDLSDLKSIGLAMKQINAMIRNVAGELFN is encoded by the exons ATGGCGTCGTCCTCAACACCAGACTCGATTCGATCCAAAGCAATTTCAGCCTCCGATTCACGTCAAAGAGTTCGAATCGTGGGAAAAATCAGGCCCTTTTCCGATTCGGAAATTGAATCCTCTGGTGGATCTCCAAATCCTTCCATTTTCCTTCAAAAACCAGAGCCAGAGTCGTCGGAAAGAGTGGCAATCTCCTTCTCCGACCAATTAACCAG TCGTAAAGAGTCCTTCAAATTAGATTACTGCTATGCTcaagatgaggatgttggacAAATTTTTGCAAGAGAGGTAAAGCCGATTGTTTCAGGGATTTTTCGTGGATTGAACGCCTCTGTCCTTGTTTATGGTGCTAGGGGAAGTGGAAAGACATACACTATCCAG GGTTCCAATGAAAAACCAGGCCTTGTACCAATGGCCATGGCGGAAATTTTAACTTCATGTGACGAAATTGGAAGCTCAGTTACAATATCCTGTTATGAGGTGTATCAGGATCATGTATACGATGTGTTGGAACCGAAGGAGgtaaccatctttgaagataATGGAGGGAGGATCATACTAAAAGGACTCTCTCAG GTTCCAGTGAAGTCTATTTCAGAATTTCATGAATTATATTTTCATCGCTGTACATCTTGGAAGCCATCACAGAAGCCTACAAATGATGCTCTATATAGGAGCCACAAGGGTTTGATCATTGACCTTTCCTGCAATGATAAAAATCCCAATGCCCGCTGTTTGGGCAAGATCAATTTTGTGGATTTGGCAG GTCATGAGAGTACTAGGATGAGCAAGTCATTGTATGCCTTACAAAATGTTGTGTATGCTCTAAATGCCAATGAACGAGTTCCATACCGGGAAAGCAAACTCACCCGCATGTTGCAAGAGTCTCTTGGAAAACCAAGTCAAAACTTGATTGTTACTTGTTTG AACCCCCATTGTTGCCAAGACACTATCAATGTGGTTAGTTGGGCTTCCCGATCATGCCTTGTTCTCAACCGTATCTGCCCTGACTCTACCAAGAAGACCAAGACTGGAGGAAGATCAATGGTATTCTGCACTCCCAAAGCTGGGAAATCCCAAAACAGTACCACTTCTACACAAAAACACAATACCTCTCAATTGAAATTAATTGAGAAGAAAAACAATGGTGTATCAGCAGCAACAGAGGGAAG GAAATTGTTTGATGGAGCCCATTCTACCATCAACTCAGAGCAG GAATTTTCATTATCAACTAATACTCATGCAGTGGAATCTTCTATAGTAAATGAG AATGATCAGAGTTTGCCTGAGCGTAGCATTGGATCTGAATGGAATGCAAAAGCATTGGTTGTAGCAGGAG AGAAACGGAATGATAGTATTAATGAAGTTAGCAACATCTATGAAACAAAAG GTGAtgtagagaaagaaaataaaagtaaaattgaAGATGCATCACCACCATTAACTGCAAGAATCCGAGAGCTTTCAAACTCCTTGAaggctctctcttcttcaaccGCATTGAACATAAAGATGCCACTGGGAGGTTGTCATTCAAGCAAAAATGAAGTCGGTACTGATGTAGTGGAACCAAAAACGCCGAGAATTGAGCAGAGTGGGAGATCAAATGATAATTTGGAGATCGCAGTAACTGGAACTCCTCGAGAAACATTCAATTTGTGCAGTTCTGGACTTAAG ATTTCCCTCGTTCAAGAATTTTTGAAGTTTTTAAATACTGCCAACAA GGAGGAATTGAAAGGAATGAAG GGAATTGGAGAGAAAAGAGCTAATTACATACTTCAACTTCGTGACAGATCTCCAGAACCCTTTAAAGAT TTGAGTGATCTGAAAAGCATAGGCCTTGCAATGAAGCAG ATAAATGCGATGATAAGAAATGTTGCTGGGGAGCTCTTTAATTAG